In Drosophila pseudoobscura strain MV-25-SWS-2005 chromosome 4, UCI_Dpse_MV25, whole genome shotgun sequence, the following proteins share a genomic window:
- the U2af38 gene encoding splicing factor U2af 38 kDa subunit: protein MAEYLASIFGTEKDKVNCSFYFKIGACRHGDRCSRIHNKPTFSQTVLLQNLYVNPQNSAKSADGSHLVANVSDEEMQEHYDNFFEDVFVECEDKYGEIEEMNVCDNLGDHLVGNVYIKFRNEADAEKAANDLNNRWFGGRPVYSELSPVTDFREACCRQYEMGECTRSGFCNFMHLKPISRELRRYLYSRRRRARSRSRSPRSRRSRSRGSRSPRRRRDGNDGVGGGHYEQRDRAANEGRGMDRGGNDRGGNDRGGNDRGGNDRGRKGGGGGGGGGGGGGGGGGGGGRY from the exons ATGGCGGAGTATTTGGCATCCATTTTTGGCACGGAAAAGGACAA AGTAAATTGCTCGTTCTACTTTAAAATTGGCGCCTGCCGTCATGGAGACCGATGCTCCCGCATACACAACAAGCCGACATTTTCGCAAACAGTTCTCCTACAGAATCTGTACGTTAATCCGCAGAACTCGGCCAAATCGGCGGACGGGTCACATTTGGTGGCCAATGTATCAGACGAGGAAATGCAGGAGCATTATGACAACTTCTTCGAAGACGTTTTCGTTGAATGCGAGGACAAGTACGGAGAGATCGAGGAGATGAATGTGTGTGACAATCTGGGCGACCATTTGGTAGGCAATGTCTACATCAAATTCCGGAACGAGGCCGATGCAGAAAAGGCGGCAAACGATTTGAATAATCGCTGGTTCGGTGGCCGTCCTGTCTACTCGGAATTGTCGCCGGTGACCGATTTCCGTGAAGCCTGCTGCAGACAGTACGAAATGGGAGAGTGCACACGTTCCGGATTCTGCAACTTCATGCATTTGAAGCCCATCTCAAGGGAACTGCGAAGGTATCTATATTCTCGGCGCCGGCGTGCCCGCTCCCGTTCCCGCTCGCCACGTTCTCGTCGCTCCCGCAGTCGGGGGTCACGTTCACCCCGCCGACGTCGTGATGGCAACGATGGAGTTGGCGGAGGCCACTACGAGCAGCGCGATAGAGCTGCCAATGAAGGACGAGGCATGGATCGTGGTGGAAACGATCGGGGTGGCAATGATCGAGGGGGCAACGACAGAGGCGGCAATGATCGAGGTCGCaaaggcggtggcggcggtggaggtggtggaggcggcggcggcggtggtggtggtggtggtggtcgtTATTAG
- the Pi3K21B gene encoding phosphatidylinositol 3-kinase regulatory subunit alpha isoform X2: MKRLKGFNLTDDDLNAILEMGFANWRQQYESVLNLPHRNESYWFLKDATRRDAEELLRGSPSGTFLIRARNAGHYALSIVCKGNVQHCIIYETESGFGFAAPYNIYPTLKKLVEHYATNSLEEHNDTLTTTLRLPVYYWEQNRAQILEELEMEREQEAEAAAASAQTSLGSSSTSTSSAPIPTPRARSDQDQVDGGETETPPASISPSNFSTSQ; this comes from the exons atgaa GCGCCTGAAAGGATTCAATCTCACGGATGACGATCTGAATGCCATACTCGAGATGGGTTTCGCGAACTGGCGGCAACAGTACGAGAGTGTCTTGAATTTGCCACACAGGAACGAGTCCTACTGGTTCCTGAAGGATGCAACGCGTCGTGATGCCGAGGAGCTGCTCCGCGGCTCACCCTCTGGAACCTTCCTCATCCGTGCCCGCAATGCCGGCCACTATGCGCTGTCGATTGTGTGCAAGGGCAATGTTCAGCATTGCATCATCTATGAGACGGAGAGTGGCTTTGGTTTTGCGGCACCCTACAACATCTATCCCACGCTTAAGAAGCTCGTGGAGCACTATGCCACAAATTCGCTGGAGGAGCACAACGACACGCTGACCACGACGCTGCGACTGCCTGTGTACTACTGGGAGCAGAACAGGGCCCAGATACTCGAAGAGCTGGAGATGGAACGAGagcaagaggcagaggcggcggcggcttcgGCACAGACATCgctgggcagcagcagcaccagcaccagcagtgCGCCCATACCGACGCCCAGGGCACGTTCTGATCAGGATCAGGTGGATGGTGGGGAAACGGAGACGCCACCGGCCTCAATTTCGCCATCAAATTTTAGCACATCGCAGTAG
- the LOC4817835 gene encoding protein PET117 homolog, mitochondrial translates to MSLTSRVTLGVAVTVSSAIIGYVHYKQSEDRLKLHEGVIRDVEQQQRRKHENRYTLQQQIDMTKQLKALEASSASPEPQAQSSPAESQPAQVEKQPKSPASNLKAHPAAQEVPPSQPTD, encoded by the exons ATGTCGCTGACCTCAAGAGTTACCCTGGGCGTGGCGGTGACCGTTTCCAGCGCCATAATAGGTTATGTGCATTATAAACAATCCGAAGACCG TCTCAAACTACACGAGGGTGTTATACGCGacgtggagcagcagcagaggcgtAAACATGAAAACAGATATACGCTGCAGCAACAAATTGATATGACAAAGCAACTGAAGGCACTGGAGGCTTCTTCGGCGTCACCAGAGCCGCAGGCACAGTCGTCTCCGGCAGAATCGCAGCCGGCGCAGGTGGAGAAACAGCCCAAGAGTCCTGCATCAAATCTTAAAGCTCATCCCGCCGCTCAGGAAGTGCCACCCAGCCAGCCCACAGATTGA
- the Stip1 gene encoding stress-induced-phosphoprotein 1 isoform X1, giving the protein MEQQVNELKEKGNTALNAEKFDEAVAAYTEAIALDSQNHVLFSNRSAAYAKAGKFAEALKDAEQTIALNPTWPKGYSRKGAAAAGLHDFMKAFEAFNEGLKYDPTNAVLLQGRQEITASVLSYMQSQGDIPMDIDPQMPRARRAPSPPRRTAEPAKPAEPRVEDMSEDEKKKYFAKLEKELGNAAYKKKEFDDALKHYNAAIEHDPTDITFYNNIAAVYFERKEYEECIKQCEKGIEVGRENRSDFKLIAKSFARIGNTYRKLENYKQAKIYFEKAMSEHRTPEIKTSLSEMEAKIKEQERQAYINPEKAEEEKEQGNHFFKKGDYSNAVKHYSEAIKRNPDDPKLYSNRAACYTKLAAFDLGLKDCETCIKLDEKFIKGYIRKGKILQGMQQTSKASAAYQKALELDPNNAEAIEGYRQSSMNFQRNPQEVLKNAMSDPEIQQILKDPAMRMILEQMQNDPNAVKEHLQNPAIADKIMKLLESGIIQIH; this is encoded by the exons ATGGAACAG CAGGTGAATGAACTCAAGGAAAAGGGCAACACTGCCCTGAATGCCGAAAAATTTGACGAGGCTGTTGCAGCCTACACAGAAGCCATTGCCCTGGACAGCCAAAACCATGTTCTGTTCAGTAACCGGTCGGCCGCCTATGCCAAGGCAGGGAAATTTGCTGAGGCTTTGAAGGACGCCGAACAAACCATCGCCCTGAATCCCACCTGGCCGAAGGGATACTCGCGCAAGGGTGCCGCCGCAGCTGGCCTGCATGACTTCATGAAGGCCTTCGAGGCGTTCAACGAGG GCCTCAAGTACGATCCCACAAATGCAGTTCTGCTGCAGGGCCGTCAAGAGATCACCGCCTCAGTGCTTAGCTATATGCAGTCGCAGGGCGACATTCCAATGGACATTGATCCACAGATGCCGCGAGCACGCCGGGCCCCCTCGCCACCACGTAGAACTGCCGAGCCGGCAAAGCCAGCCGAGCCTAGGGTGGAGGATATGAGCGAGGATGAAAAAAAGAAGTACTTTGCCAagctggagaaggagctgGGCAATGCGGCGTACAAGAAGAAGGAATTTGATGATGCTCTCAAGCACTACAATGCTGCCATCGAACATGATCCCACAGACATCACGTTCTACAACAACATTGCTGCGGTGTACTTTGAGCGCAAGGAGTACGAGGAGTGCATTAAGCAGTGCGAGAAAGGCATCGAGGTGGGCCGTGAAAACCGATCCGATTTCAAATTGATTGCCAAATCGTTTGCCCGCATCGGCAACACCTATCGCAAGCTTGAGAACTACAAGCAGGCCAAGATCTATTTTGAGAAGGCCATGTCCGAGCATCGGACGCCGGAGATCAAGACGTCGCTCAGCGAGATGGAGGCCAAAATCAAGGAGCAGGAGCGTCAGGCCTACATCAATCCTGAGAaggccgaggaggagaaggagcagggcAATCACTTCTTCAAGAAGGGTGACTACAGCAATGCCGTCAAGCACTACTCGGAGGCCATCAAGCGCAATCCCGACGATCCTAAGCTGTATAGTAATCGTGCTGCCTGCTACACGAAGCTGGCCGCCTTTGATCTGGGTCTCAAGGATTGCGAGACTTGCATCAAGCTGGACGAGAAGTTTATTAAGGGGTACATACGCAAGGGAAAAATTCTACAAGGCATGCAGCAGACCTCTAAGGCTTCGGCTGCCTACCAGAAGGCGCTGGAACTCGACCCTAACAATGCCGAGGCCATCGAGGGCTACCGTCAGAGCTCGATGAACTTTCAACGCAATCCCCAAGAGGTGCTCAAGAATGCCATGTCGGATCCCGAAATTCAGCAGATCCTCAAAGACCCGGCCATGCGCATGATCCTCGAACAGATGCAGAACGATCCAAATGCTGTGAAAGA aCACTTGCAGAATCCTGCAATCGCCGATAAGATAATGAAGCTGCTGGAATCAGGCATCATTCAGATACATTAG
- the Pi3K21B gene encoding phosphatidylinositol 3-kinase regulatory subunit gamma isoform X1, with protein MQPSPLHYSTMRPQAPGSLVDPYEDELRMAPWYWGQITREEAKNILHGMPDGSFLVRDALSKKGEYTLTLMKDGNEKLIKICHINGMYGFIEKKLFNSVVDMVNFYKANSLNMYNKTLDIMLSHPIVRTYEEDDAHPHGDLGLLSNEFIRTSQMLQQLEQNLDQKKNSFNAIREELQEKKLHQGVFGNAEKIFRDQIKLNESVMKTPAAAESSAPESGGASALGTAAGTAGTSASACSNNANTRQSLQENQAHLLALLEVMQEKMQQLNHYMECKKKEELLLERQINATKPELQMLQLRKDKYIERLKGFNLTDDDLNAILEMGFANWRQQYESVLNLPHRNESYWFLKDATRRDAEELLRGSPSGTFLIRARNAGHYALSIVCKGNVQHCIIYETESGFGFAAPYNIYPTLKKLVEHYATNSLEEHNDTLTTTLRLPVYYWEQNRAQILEELEMEREQEAEAAAASAQTSLGSSSTSTSSAPIPTPRARSDQDQVDGGETETPPASISPSNFSTSQ; from the exons A TGCAACCCTCGCCGCTGCATTACTCGACGATGCGGCCCCAGGCTCCCGGATCGCTGGTCGATCCCTACGAGGACGAACTTCGCATGGCGCCCTGGTATTGGGGGCAAATCACACGCGAGGAGGCAAAGAATATACTGCACGGAATGCCCGATGGCAGCTTCCTGGTGCGCGATGCGCTCTCCAAGAAGGGGGAATACACACTGACACTGATGAAGGACGGAAACGAGAAGCTGATAAAGATCTGCCACATCAATGGCATGTACGGGTTCATTGAGAAGAAACTGTTCAATTCGGTGGTGGATATGGTCAACTTTTACAAGGCCAACTCCCTGAATATGTACAACAAGACGCTGGACATAATGCTGAGCCATCCGATTGTGCGAACCTACGAGGAGGATGACGCCCATCCACATGGGGATCTTGGACTGCTGAGCAACGAGTTTATACGCACATCGcagatgctgcagcagctggaacAGAACCTCGATCAGAAGAAGAACTCCTTCAATGCCATTCGggaggagctgcaggaaaAGAAGCTCCATCAGGGCGTGTTTGGGAATGCCGAGAAGATATTTCGCGATCAAATCAAACTCAACGAATCGGTGATGAAGACACCCGCCGCCGCAGAGAGCAGTGCCCCTGAAAGCGGAGGAGCATCAGCACTCGGGACGGCCGCTGGTACGGCTGGGACCTCCGCTTCGGCCTGCAGCAACAATGCCAATACCCGACAGAGCCTCCAGGAGAACCAGGCCCATCTCCTCGCTCTACTCGAAGTCATGCAGGAGAAGATGCAACAGCTGAACCACTACATGGAGTgcaagaagaaggaggagctgctgctcgagcGTCAGATCAATGCCACCAAGCCCGAGCTGCAGATGCTGCAGTTGCGCAAGGACAAATATATTGA GCGCCTGAAAGGATTCAATCTCACGGATGACGATCTGAATGCCATACTCGAGATGGGTTTCGCGAACTGGCGGCAACAGTACGAGAGTGTCTTGAATTTGCCACACAGGAACGAGTCCTACTGGTTCCTGAAGGATGCAACGCGTCGTGATGCCGAGGAGCTGCTCCGCGGCTCACCCTCTGGAACCTTCCTCATCCGTGCCCGCAATGCCGGCCACTATGCGCTGTCGATTGTGTGCAAGGGCAATGTTCAGCATTGCATCATCTATGAGACGGAGAGTGGCTTTGGTTTTGCGGCACCCTACAACATCTATCCCACGCTTAAGAAGCTCGTGGAGCACTATGCCACAAATTCGCTGGAGGAGCACAACGACACGCTGACCACGACGCTGCGACTGCCTGTGTACTACTGGGAGCAGAACAGGGCCCAGATACTCGAAGAGCTGGAGATGGAACGAGagcaagaggcagaggcggcggcggcttcgGCACAGACATCgctgggcagcagcagcaccagcaccagcagtgCGCCCATACCGACGCCCAGGGCACGTTCTGATCAGGATCAGGTGGATGGTGGGGAAACGGAGACGCCACCGGCCTCAATTTCGCCATCAAATTTTAGCACATCGCAGTAG
- the Stip1 gene encoding stress-induced-phosphoprotein 1 isoform X2, which produces MEQVNELKEKGNTALNAEKFDEAVAAYTEAIALDSQNHVLFSNRSAAYAKAGKFAEALKDAEQTIALNPTWPKGYSRKGAAAAGLHDFMKAFEAFNEGLKYDPTNAVLLQGRQEITASVLSYMQSQGDIPMDIDPQMPRARRAPSPPRRTAEPAKPAEPRVEDMSEDEKKKYFAKLEKELGNAAYKKKEFDDALKHYNAAIEHDPTDITFYNNIAAVYFERKEYEECIKQCEKGIEVGRENRSDFKLIAKSFARIGNTYRKLENYKQAKIYFEKAMSEHRTPEIKTSLSEMEAKIKEQERQAYINPEKAEEEKEQGNHFFKKGDYSNAVKHYSEAIKRNPDDPKLYSNRAACYTKLAAFDLGLKDCETCIKLDEKFIKGYIRKGKILQGMQQTSKASAAYQKALELDPNNAEAIEGYRQSSMNFQRNPQEVLKNAMSDPEIQQILKDPAMRMILEQMQNDPNAVKEHLQNPAIADKIMKLLESGIIQIH; this is translated from the exons ATGGAACAG GTGAATGAACTCAAGGAAAAGGGCAACACTGCCCTGAATGCCGAAAAATTTGACGAGGCTGTTGCAGCCTACACAGAAGCCATTGCCCTGGACAGCCAAAACCATGTTCTGTTCAGTAACCGGTCGGCCGCCTATGCCAAGGCAGGGAAATTTGCTGAGGCTTTGAAGGACGCCGAACAAACCATCGCCCTGAATCCCACCTGGCCGAAGGGATACTCGCGCAAGGGTGCCGCCGCAGCTGGCCTGCATGACTTCATGAAGGCCTTCGAGGCGTTCAACGAGG GCCTCAAGTACGATCCCACAAATGCAGTTCTGCTGCAGGGCCGTCAAGAGATCACCGCCTCAGTGCTTAGCTATATGCAGTCGCAGGGCGACATTCCAATGGACATTGATCCACAGATGCCGCGAGCACGCCGGGCCCCCTCGCCACCACGTAGAACTGCCGAGCCGGCAAAGCCAGCCGAGCCTAGGGTGGAGGATATGAGCGAGGATGAAAAAAAGAAGTACTTTGCCAagctggagaaggagctgGGCAATGCGGCGTACAAGAAGAAGGAATTTGATGATGCTCTCAAGCACTACAATGCTGCCATCGAACATGATCCCACAGACATCACGTTCTACAACAACATTGCTGCGGTGTACTTTGAGCGCAAGGAGTACGAGGAGTGCATTAAGCAGTGCGAGAAAGGCATCGAGGTGGGCCGTGAAAACCGATCCGATTTCAAATTGATTGCCAAATCGTTTGCCCGCATCGGCAACACCTATCGCAAGCTTGAGAACTACAAGCAGGCCAAGATCTATTTTGAGAAGGCCATGTCCGAGCATCGGACGCCGGAGATCAAGACGTCGCTCAGCGAGATGGAGGCCAAAATCAAGGAGCAGGAGCGTCAGGCCTACATCAATCCTGAGAaggccgaggaggagaaggagcagggcAATCACTTCTTCAAGAAGGGTGACTACAGCAATGCCGTCAAGCACTACTCGGAGGCCATCAAGCGCAATCCCGACGATCCTAAGCTGTATAGTAATCGTGCTGCCTGCTACACGAAGCTGGCCGCCTTTGATCTGGGTCTCAAGGATTGCGAGACTTGCATCAAGCTGGACGAGAAGTTTATTAAGGGGTACATACGCAAGGGAAAAATTCTACAAGGCATGCAGCAGACCTCTAAGGCTTCGGCTGCCTACCAGAAGGCGCTGGAACTCGACCCTAACAATGCCGAGGCCATCGAGGGCTACCGTCAGAGCTCGATGAACTTTCAACGCAATCCCCAAGAGGTGCTCAAGAATGCCATGTCGGATCCCGAAATTCAGCAGATCCTCAAAGACCCGGCCATGCGCATGATCCTCGAACAGATGCAGAACGATCCAAATGCTGTGAAAGA aCACTTGCAGAATCCTGCAATCGCCGATAAGATAATGAAGCTGCTGGAATCAGGCATCATTCAGATACATTAG